From a region of the uncultured Fibrobacter sp. genome:
- a CDS encoding ATP-binding protein has product MLRVKFSNLFDNYVEKQVAYQAESYAAAAGERLDLELKSLAGISSGISANMSHFEPMLATLEDPNGNYYYGVIALNGKIVYSGDTTHIDASHFKGVSESFHGVKSISYSKGIGLMFSAPVYSGKNIKYVLFRMYKEDAVVRIFGVQSYGGRGYATLRDARDSIIIKSSNDSLGTDLLWGEEGFLAVRDKLRAGLNVSISAATHLDVRGVEYYYFIAELKLPGVALTGVVPEREVASEKDDISFLIIWVFGLLIFMFTIAMLYVVLSEKKARENKELLREKENAESASKAKSIFLANMSHEIRTPINGILGMDSMLLKECKDENLRDYALNIQSAGQTLLSLINDILDISKIESGKMEILPVTYSVFTVLNDCYNMVAIRAHDKNLELKMDISPDIPSALFGDEVRIRQVVNNLLSNAVKYTNEGSVTLSVWTEKIDVDPMQGDNTSRVDLFIQVKDTGIGIRERDREKLFRDFVRLDEKRNRNIEGTGLGLNLTKQLVDMMGGFISVDSVYGEGSTFKVHLKQQVSDETPLGDFEKLYKQHVNVVDAAHERFEAPEAKILVVDDVQMNLKVFAGLLKDTKIQIDTAINGADALELIQSKRYDVIFLDHMMPVMDGIEAFRRMKKLEKNPNVITPVVMLTANAVSDARNGYMDEGFSDYMAKPIREEVLLATLKKFLSKDLVKVLHEEKSEEKNCDSAEAVDAMPQVDLSEMLDTATGLAYCMNDKKFYKEMLDEYVKSEKTSELKEYFEKGDFEYYRITVHSIKSTSLTIGAVKVYEDAKALEMACKEGNLDFVKQNHELFMEEYRSLIRGIQVGCSNLG; this is encoded by the coding sequence TTGCTGCGTGTCAAGTTTTCGAACCTGTTTGATAACTATGTCGAAAAGCAAGTGGCTTACCAAGCCGAAAGCTATGCCGCCGCGGCAGGAGAAAGGCTTGATCTTGAATTGAAATCTCTGGCAGGAATTTCTTCGGGAATTTCTGCGAATATGAGTCATTTTGAGCCGATGCTTGCAACGCTTGAAGACCCGAATGGCAATTATTACTATGGCGTGATAGCCTTGAACGGTAAAATTGTCTATAGTGGCGATACGACTCATATCGATGCTTCGCATTTTAAGGGTGTTTCGGAATCGTTCCATGGAGTAAAATCCATAAGCTATTCCAAGGGAATTGGCCTTATGTTTTCGGCTCCTGTGTACAGCGGGAAAAACATCAAGTATGTGCTGTTCCGCATGTACAAAGAAGATGCGGTTGTTAGAATTTTTGGCGTACAAAGCTATGGTGGCCGAGGCTACGCAACTTTAAGAGATGCGAGAGATTCTATTATCATTAAGTCTTCGAATGATTCGCTTGGAACAGATTTGCTGTGGGGAGAAGAAGGGTTCTTGGCGGTTCGCGATAAGTTGAGGGCTGGCTTGAATGTTTCTATTTCGGCGGCAACGCATTTGGATGTGCGTGGAGTGGAATACTATTACTTTATCGCAGAACTCAAGTTACCGGGAGTTGCCTTGACGGGCGTAGTGCCCGAAAGAGAGGTGGCGTCTGAAAAAGATGATATTTCATTCTTGATTATCTGGGTCTTTGGCCTTTTGATATTCATGTTTACGATTGCCATGCTTTATGTGGTTCTTTCTGAGAAGAAGGCTCGCGAAAACAAGGAATTGCTCCGTGAAAAAGAAAATGCCGAAAGCGCGAGCAAGGCGAAGAGTATTTTCCTTGCCAATATGAGCCATGAAATCCGTACGCCGATTAATGGAATCTTGGGAATGGATTCAATGCTTTTGAAGGAATGCAAGGATGAAAACTTGCGCGACTATGCCTTGAATATTCAAAGTGCTGGTCAAACGCTGCTTTCGCTCATTAATGATATTCTGGATATTTCCAAAATTGAATCGGGTAAAATGGAAATACTGCCCGTAACGTATAGCGTGTTTACGGTGCTGAATGACTGCTACAATATGGTGGCCATTCGCGCTCACGACAAGAATTTGGAACTGAAGATGGATATTTCGCCTGATATTCCGTCGGCCTTATTTGGCGATGAAGTCCGCATTAGGCAGGTGGTAAACAACTTGCTCTCGAATGCGGTCAAGTACACGAACGAAGGATCGGTGACGCTTTCCGTTTGGACAGAGAAAATCGATGTGGATCCGATGCAAGGAGACAATACCAGTCGAGTAGACCTCTTTATTCAAGTGAAGGATACGGGGATTGGTATTCGGGAAAGGGACCGTGAAAAATTGTTCAGGGACTTTGTCCGCCTTGACGAAAAACGTAACCGCAATATTGAAGGTACCGGTCTCGGCCTGAATTTGACCAAGCAGTTGGTTGATATGATGGGAGGCTTTATCAGCGTGGACAGCGTGTATGGCGAAGGCTCGACTTTTAAGGTTCACCTGAAACAACAGGTCAGCGACGAAACGCCCCTAGGTGATTTCGAAAAGCTTTATAAGCAACACGTGAACGTGGTGGATGCGGCGCACGAACGGTTCGAGGCGCCCGAGGCTAAAATCCTGGTGGTTGACGACGTGCAAATGAACCTGAAGGTGTTTGCGGGCCTCTTGAAGGATACCAAGATTCAAATCGACACGGCGATCAATGGCGCCGACGCCCTGGAACTCATTCAGAGCAAACGCTACGATGTCATTTTCTTGGATCACATGATGCCGGTCATGGACGGTATCGAAGCATTCCGCCGCATGAAGAAACTGGAAAAGAATCCGAACGTCATTACGCCGGTGGTGATGCTTACGGCAAATGCCGTTTCTGATGCCCGGAATGGTTATATGGATGAAGGCTTCTCGGATTACATGGCTAAGCCGATTCGCGAAGAGGTCTTGTTGGCGACGCTAAAAAAATTCTTGTCAAAGGATTTGGTCAAGGTTCTGCATGAAGAAAAGAGTGAAGAGAAAAATTGCGATTCTGCAGAAGCCGTTGATGCAATGCCTCAGGTCGATTTGTCCGAAATGCTGGATACGGCAACGGGTCTTGCTTATTGCATGAACGACAAGAAATTTTATAAAGAAATGCTTGACGAATATGTAAAGAGCGAAAAGACTTCGGAACTGAAAGAATACTTTGAAAAAGGGGACTTTGAATATTACCGCATTACGGTACACTCCATAAAAAGCACTTCTCTTACAATCGGTGCGGTTAAAGTTTATGAAGACGCCAAGGCACTGGAAATGGCCTGTAAAGAAGGCAACCTGGATTTCGTGAAACAGAACCATGAATTGTTCATGGAAGAATACAGGTCGCTTATCCGGGGAATTCAGGTGGGTTGTTCCAATTTGGGATAG
- a CDS encoding glycoside hydrolase family 11 protein: MRKILYFGLIAACSLTANAFAQDFCNTTTHSGESVEVSSNKVGTIGDVGYELWNEGGNGGSATFYSDGSLNCKMTGAKDYLCRTGLAFNSDKTHEEIGHMKADFKLVKSGLSGIDYSYIGIYGWTREPLVEWYIVDNTGSQYMPGDWVAQGASAKNHGVFEIDGAQYTVYEGDRTSYSIDGDNKYFKQYFSVRKSKRDCGTIDITAHFKKWEELGMKMGKMHEAKILGEAGSTSGPNAKGEYDFPYAKVYIEGAEQSSSSEEVIESSSSTEAIKSIRSMTVGSNTSLVFDAQGKFLGSVEAADAESLNAAIKAKYNSGVYMVKQGRAVRSISVK; this comes from the coding sequence ATGAGAAAAATCCTCTATTTCGGCTTAATCGCCGCTTGTTCCCTGACCGCAAATGCTTTTGCTCAGGATTTCTGTAATACGACAACCCATAGCGGTGAATCCGTGGAAGTGTCTTCGAACAAGGTCGGTACTATCGGCGACGTTGGTTACGAACTTTGGAACGAAGGCGGCAATGGTGGTTCTGCGACGTTCTATTCCGACGGCTCCCTTAACTGCAAGATGACAGGTGCCAAGGACTACCTGTGCCGTACGGGTCTTGCTTTCAATAGCGATAAGACTCACGAAGAAATCGGTCACATGAAGGCGGACTTCAAGCTGGTCAAGAGCGGTCTTTCTGGAATCGACTATTCCTACATCGGCATTTATGGCTGGACCCGTGAACCTCTGGTGGAATGGTACATTGTGGATAACACTGGTAGCCAGTATATGCCGGGCGACTGGGTTGCCCAGGGAGCTTCTGCAAAGAATCATGGCGTATTTGAAATCGATGGTGCTCAGTATACGGTTTATGAAGGGGACCGCACCTCTTATTCCATCGATGGTGACAATAAATACTTTAAGCAGTATTTCAGCGTCCGTAAGTCAAAGCGCGATTGCGGTACCATCGACATTACCGCCCACTTCAAAAAGTGGGAAGAACTCGGCATGAAGATGGGTAAGATGCACGAAGCCAAGATCCTTGGCGAAGCCGGAAGCACTTCGGGCCCGAATGCCAAGGGCGAATACGACTTCCCCTATGCCAAGGTCTATATTGAAGGTGCGGAACAGTCCAGCTCTTCCGAAGAAGTTATCGAATCTAGTAGCTCGACCGAGGCTATCAAGAGCATTCGTTCTATGACTGTCGGTAGCAATACATCGCTCGTGTTTGACGCCCAGGGCAAGTTCCTCGGTTCTGTCGAAGCTGCTGACGCAGAATCCCTGAATGCAGCGATCAAGGCCAAGTACAATTCTGGCGTTTACATGGTAAAGCAGGGCCGCGCTGTCCGTAGCATCTCGGTGAAGTAA
- the ybaK gene encoding Cys-tRNA(Pro) deacylase, producing MEIKKTNAARILDRQKISYELIPYKVDENDLGAQHVADSLGEDINQVFKTILVHGDKIGYLVCVVPGNLEVDLKGAAKVSGNKKIDTVPLKDLTPLTGYIRGGCSPLGLKKNFPIFIHETAMQFPYIYVSAGERGLQLKVAPADLVKATRATVGVIARVPPEAPQD from the coding sequence ATGGAAATCAAGAAGACGAATGCGGCGAGAATTTTAGACCGCCAGAAAATTTCTTACGAGCTCATCCCCTACAAGGTCGACGAAAACGACCTGGGCGCACAGCACGTCGCCGACAGTCTCGGCGAAGACATCAATCAAGTTTTCAAGACAATTCTTGTTCACGGCGACAAGATCGGCTACCTCGTATGCGTGGTGCCGGGAAACCTGGAAGTGGACTTGAAGGGCGCCGCCAAGGTGAGCGGCAACAAGAAAATTGACACCGTCCCGCTTAAAGATTTGACTCCGCTGACCGGCTACATCCGCGGCGGTTGCAGTCCCCTCGGTCTCAAGAAGAACTTCCCGATTTTCATTCACGAAACCGCCATGCAGTTCCCCTACATTTACGTGAGCGCAGGCGAGCGCGGCTTGCAACTGAAAGTTGCACCCGCCGACCTTGTGAAGGCGACACGCGCCACCGTGGGCGTGATCGCGCGAGTCCCGCCCGAAGCCCCGCAAGATTAA
- a CDS encoding glycogen/starch/alpha-glucan phosphorylase has translation MAKSFKKAEEVTVLGNDAESFRKAFTDHIHHTLARNSATVTDHEKFLAVAYAVRDRLVDRWIKTQETYYQKDVKRVYYLSLEFLIGRTLGNSVLNLDVESAVTEALDELGMTLEELREQEVDAGLGNGGLGRLAACFLDSMATLELPATGMGIRYEYGMFSQKIVNGEQEEQPDNWLRLTNPWEIARPSNEVKVPMYGYVVSWMDEKGKLRNRWETKDYVLALPYDTPIPGYKNNTVNNLRLWSAKSTDDFGLSYFNNGDYIAAVQDMELSETISKVLYPNDASMNGKELRLKQQYFLCSASLQDIIRRFKKLHEGEWKVFPEKVAIQLNDTHPAISIAEMMRILLDEENLEWDDAWEIVTHTFAYTNHTLMPEALEKWPVSLFEKLLPRHLQIIYEINARFLRQVSLKWPGDNARLARMSLIEEGGCKMVRMAYLSIVGSFAVNGVAALHSDLLKTTLFKDFYELWPEKFNNKTNGVTPRRWVRKANPAMSELITSKIGEGWVKDLDELKKLEKFAKDAKFQKEFMAVKKQNKERLAKYLKATQGVDVDVNTFFDVQVKRIHEYKRQLLNILHAIHLYIQLKDGKEIMPRTIMIGGKAAPGYWMAKQIIRLANAVAAIIDADPVCKGKLKMVFLENYRVSFAEKIIPAADLSEQISTAGTEASGTGNMKFALNGALTIGTLDGANVEMKEEVGDDNIFIFGLTVEEVTDLLAKGYRPRDFYEHDDDLRRVIDLIASGFFSPDRPDLFKHIAEKLLTNDTYLLCADFRSYIDMQKKVAEEYLDKKTWAEKAILNVARMGKFSSDRTIKQYAEEIWNAKGCSIKL, from the coding sequence ATGGCAAAATCATTCAAAAAAGCTGAAGAAGTGACCGTGCTCGGAAACGATGCCGAATCTTTCCGCAAAGCATTTACCGACCACATTCATCATACGCTCGCCCGTAACAGCGCGACCGTGACGGACCACGAAAAGTTCCTGGCCGTCGCTTACGCCGTACGCGACCGCTTGGTTGACCGCTGGATCAAGACCCAGGAAACCTACTACCAGAAAGACGTGAAGCGCGTCTATTACTTGTCCCTCGAATTTTTGATTGGCCGTACCCTCGGCAACTCCGTTCTGAACCTCGACGTCGAAAGCGCCGTGACCGAAGCTCTTGACGAACTCGGCATGACTCTCGAAGAACTCCGCGAACAGGAAGTCGACGCCGGCCTCGGTAACGGTGGCCTCGGCCGCTTGGCCGCTTGCTTCCTCGATTCCATGGCAACTCTCGAACTCCCGGCTACCGGTATGGGTATTCGCTATGAATACGGTATGTTCAGCCAGAAGATTGTGAACGGCGAACAGGAAGAACAGCCGGATAACTGGCTGCGCCTCACCAACCCGTGGGAAATCGCCCGTCCGTCGAACGAAGTCAAGGTGCCCATGTACGGCTACGTGGTCAGCTGGATGGACGAAAAGGGCAAGCTCCGCAACCGTTGGGAAACCAAGGACTACGTGCTCGCACTCCCCTACGACACTCCGATTCCGGGTTACAAGAACAACACCGTGAACAACCTGCGCCTCTGGAGCGCTAAGTCCACCGACGACTTCGGCCTTAGCTACTTCAACAACGGTGACTACATCGCCGCTGTGCAGGACATGGAACTTTCCGAAACCATTTCCAAGGTGCTCTACCCGAACGACGCTTCCATGAACGGTAAGGAACTGCGCCTCAAACAGCAGTACTTCCTCTGCTCTGCATCTCTGCAGGACATCATCCGCCGCTTCAAGAAGCTCCACGAAGGCGAATGGAAGGTGTTCCCTGAAAAGGTCGCCATCCAGTTGAACGACACGCACCCGGCAATCTCTATCGCCGAAATGATGCGTATCCTCCTCGACGAAGAAAACCTGGAATGGGACGATGCATGGGAAATCGTGACGCACACGTTTGCCTACACGAACCACACCTTGATGCCCGAAGCTCTCGAAAAGTGGCCGGTCAGCCTCTTCGAAAAGCTGTTGCCGCGTCACCTCCAAATCATTTACGAAATCAACGCCCGTTTCCTCCGTCAGGTGTCCCTCAAGTGGCCCGGCGACAATGCTCGCCTCGCCCGCATGAGCCTCATCGAAGAAGGCGGCTGCAAGATGGTTCGCATGGCTTACCTCTCCATCGTGGGTTCGTTTGCCGTGAACGGTGTGGCAGCACTCCACTCCGACCTCCTGAAGACCACGCTCTTCAAGGACTTCTACGAACTGTGGCCTGAAAAGTTCAACAACAAGACGAACGGCGTGACGCCGCGTCGCTGGGTCCGCAAGGCTAACCCGGCTATGTCCGAACTCATCACCTCCAAGATCGGCGAAGGCTGGGTCAAGGACCTCGACGAACTCAAGAAGCTCGAAAAGTTTGCGAAGGACGCCAAGTTCCAGAAGGAATTCATGGCTGTCAAGAAGCAGAACAAGGAACGCCTCGCCAAGTACCTCAAGGCAACGCAGGGCGTCGATGTCGACGTGAACACGTTCTTCGACGTGCAGGTCAAGCGTATCCACGAATACAAGCGCCAGCTCCTGAACATTCTGCATGCCATTCACCTGTACATCCAGCTGAAGGACGGCAAGGAAATCATGCCGCGTACCATCATGATCGGTGGTAAGGCCGCTCCGGGTTACTGGATGGCAAAGCAGATCATCCGCCTCGCTAACGCCGTGGCCGCAATCATCGACGCTGACCCGGTCTGCAAGGGCAAGCTCAAGATGGTATTCCTCGAAAACTACCGCGTGTCTTTCGCCGAAAAGATTATTCCGGCCGCAGACCTCTCCGAACAGATTTCGACCGCAGGCACCGAAGCTTCCGGTACCGGCAACATGAAGTTCGCCTTGAACGGTGCACTCACCATCGGCACGCTCGACGGCGCTAACGTTGAAATGAAGGAAGAAGTCGGCGACGACAATATCTTCATCTTCGGCCTCACTGTGGAAGAAGTGACTGATCTCCTTGCCAAGGGTTATCGTCCGCGCGACTTCTACGAACACGACGACGATCTCCGCCGCGTGATCGACCTGATCGCTTCTGGCTTCTTCAGCCCGGATCGTCCGGACCTGTTCAAGCACATTGCCGAAAAGCTCCTCACCAACGACACCTACCTGCTCTGCGCAGACTTCCGCAGCTACATTGACATGCAGAAGAAGGTCGCCGAGGAATACTTGGACAAGAAGACTTGGGCAGAAAAGGCAATCCTCAACGTCGCTCGCATGGGCAAGTTCAGTTCCGACCGTACCATCAAGCAGTACGCCGAAGAAATCTGGAACGCCAAGGGCTGCAGCATCAAGCTGTAG